The genomic region CCCATATTTTGGCACTCTTCCATTTCATCTACTACATTTTGAGCTGAGCGAGGTCTGAAATATTTTCCCATGTGAGGACGATCACAAAACAGACATTTGTATGGACATCCACGACTTGTGAACATAGTTGTAACAGGAAATTTTTTTGCCATGCTTGATTTATACTGTTTGTATGGTGTCAAATGACGAGCTGGCATTGGAAGAGCATCAAGATTAACATTTAATTCTCTGTAACCTGTATTTATAACATTATTGTTGGTATCTTTAAAAACAATTCCTTTAATTTGAGACATTTTTTCTGAACTAGCAATATTATCTAATAATTCTCTCAATATTTCTTCACCCTCTCCTAAAACTAAATAATCAACACCCTTAAGATTGATAGTCTCCTCAGGATAAAGATGTACGTGTGGTCCGCCTAAAATGACTTTAATATTTTCATCAATTGATTTTACTTGATGCACTACATCAAGCACATCAAGCAAAGTAAATGTCATTGTTGTAATGCCAACTGCATCAGGCTGTTCATGAATAAGTCTATCGCGAAGATCAGTAAAATCTAATTTTTCAATTTGGCAATCTATGATTTTAACTTCATGCTCAGAGTTATTTTGCAAATATGCTGCAAGATACATAAGACCTAAAGGAGGCATTGGATCTTCTTCTTTTAATAGAATTTCAGGCAAGCTTGGGTCAATAACATTTGATATAGGTGGATTGATTAGTATAATTTTCATTTTATATTCAGTAGATAGATGGTATCGAATTTATTATTTTTATTGTTTCATCAAAATCAATGCCAATTGTATCACAATACCATTGAATTGAATCAAATCTAGGTCTATTATCTAATCGAGTAAGGCTTAATGCTTCTTCTCTTGAAATAAGGTTTTCTCTTATTTGATTACTGCGAAAGGTGTCATTTTCAGAAAAACCTGCAATTGTATAATATATATAATTGTAAAATGATGCTGTTCCATCTCCTATTCTCCAAGTACTTTTTGTGTCAGTTGCAATCTCCCAATCAAATTCACTGATCAATTTTGTATTTATTTCAGTCTCATCCCATTTAACATATTGAAATAAATATAGATAATTATGAGGTATTACATAGTATGAAAAATAACCAGAGATAGTATCAAGAATTGAACTATTTATGTATGATTTATTTTTTAAGAATTGTTTTCCATAATAGGTGGCTAACTTAAACTTATCCCCTACTCCTAAAAAATATGGAGGTTTATCAGAACGATTGTGTTTAACATTACAAAAACCATGTTTAAAATGGGTTCTTTCCAAGATATTTTCACACATTAATATCAGATTAACATCTATTTTTTTCATTAACTGATTGGCATAATAAAAGTACTGCTTATCACCTGCCATAAACAATGGAACAGTACCTAAATCTGGCTTTTGTAACCATGCTAAAACATTTTTTCTAATATTTTCTCTTTTTTTCTTTATATCTGCTGAAATTATTATATGTTCAACACCTAAATTTCCACACATTCTTGCCTGGTTTCTTCGTCCTAGATCAGTGATCATACCCCAATCATAGGAATAAGCAACTGGATTCATTCCTAGAATTTCTTTTATGTAATATAATCCATAACTGGAATCTCTCCCACCGCTTAGTGCAACTAGACAATCAGGTTTCTCATTATTTTTTTTGTATTTTGAAACAAGTTCTTTCAGAGCATTCTCACCCTTAAGTTCAATCCTATTATAACTTGTGCAATAATTACAAATGCCTTGGTCATTAAACTTTATCAATGGCATTGATTCAGGTAAAATGCATCTTGAGCAACGTTTTAATGAATCAATAACGGATTCTTTTTGATGGAATTGGTCCAGATATGATGATATGAAGTTATTCCGTTTCGTTGTTTTCTTTTTTGTCTGCAAAGATTTAGTGTTATTAAAATGCGAAAGGTCAACAATTTTAGAAGTAGATTTATTAGAATAATTTCTATCTACAAGACATTTATTCTCATTAAATGAGAATGTATTAGTTACCAAACTGCTAATATTAATTATACATCCATGATTCGGTTTAATTTGTGATATTTCATTAAAATGGAATATATTCTTTAAAAATTTTTTTATTATATTTTTTATTATAAATATTTCAGAAGCAAAAACACAAATACTTTTATTTTTACTAAAAGATATATATAAAGAACCAGTATTTGTAGCAAGTAACAAATTATTGGAATTGTTAAATAGAATAGAAATTGATGCTGAACCATTAATTAAACTGAATGTTTTCTTTATTGATTCTTCTAATGATTTTGTTTCTTTTAAAAATTTACTTATTAAACTCACAATAACTTCTGTATCTATATCGTAATGCTTTTCTATATTCGAATTATTTTCCCAGAGTTCATCATCGTTAACAATAATTCCATTATGTACACCTACCATTCCATCTTTAATAATTGGTTGATTATTAATATTTAACTCCATAGAGCCATTAGTTACTAATCGAGTATGTCCAATTATTGCTATTGGATGGACATTATTCAATGACTCATTTTCTTTATTAATATTATAAAATAACTCTTGATATTCCTTTTTTTTTATTAACTGTGAAGCAGGAATAGGTTGTTTAAAAACTTGTATCGAGTTATTAGAGGATATAGCAATACCTGCTGCTTCTTTTCCACGTGATTCAGATAATCTAAATAAATTATTAACTATAGGTTGAATTTTCGATTGAGGAAATTCTGATTTTCCAGTTCTTATTAATCCAAATATCCCACACATTTATATCTTTCCTGCTAATGTTAATCGATTGATAAAAAGCATAAATCTTAATTCTTTTTTAATTATAAATCCGCACTGTTCAATTAAATTAATAATATTTTTTTTAGTCATCCCATATACTTCACCTTCATTCATACCCCTTTCTTTTTGGTCTTTGTCCCAGGGTGAACGGATTAAATGCCAAAATTTTGAAATTCGAGGTGAAATCATAGTTATAATCAATCTTCCATCTCTTTTTAGAATGCGATGGATCTCTTTTAATACTTCTTCTCGATTGGGTATGTGATTTAATGAAGCTATAATGGTAATTGTGTCAAAGGATTCATTATCATATGGAATTTTACTTGTATCTTTTAATATTAGATCTGCACCTCCAAATTGATAGACATCAACACCTATACCATTACCATATTGTTTGACAAGTTTGTTTGTTCCACAACCAATATCCATTAAGCGTCCGTGAATATATGGTAAAACAACTTTAATTCTCCAATTTAATAAAAATTCACCTAATAAATCTAATTTCCCCATAATGATTGATTTTTATATACAATAAATGTTACAATGTCAAGAATTATTATTTCAAATTTGTTAAATAAGTCAATCCTCTACAATAGCATGTAACTATAAATTTTTTATTCAATTTATAACATTGAGTGGGACATTCTCCTCAATAAATCAAATATTTATTTTTATAAAACTCTATGATCCTAGATAAAATGACAATAAAAAAGAATACTGAAACAGGAAAAATATGCAATAACATTCTATTGCCACTACCCCAACAGTTATCATCAGCTATGGAAGGCGCGATTGTATATAATATTAGACGGAACCAAAAGAATATTAAAATACTATACAATAGAAATCTTACACTTTTATCGTTAAAAATGAAAATTAAGCTAATGGGAATTGCAATTAATATTAAATACCAGTGTATACCCCATCCACCGAAATCATTATAAAACATTAGTTTCAATAAATTTTTAAGTGATTCTGTGAATTCCTTTGAAAAAAAGATTACTAATATTATAGAAACAATAATTACCAATGAAAAAAAAATTGAATTTTGATATTTTTTAATTATATTTTGCGTTATTTTCAAATTTATTAAGATATAACACAATATAGATAATACCAAACATTGAGTATACAGATAATAATTTCCTGCACTATTTAGTGAATTATTATAATTAAATAAATAACTTAATTTATATTCATTGAATAAAAACATAAATGTATACCATTGATAACCAATGATTAAAAACAAAATGAATAATATCCATTTTCGCTCAATTGGTTCTTCAAAGAGAATTACAAATAAAAATATTGGAATTATACTAAAAAAAGCCATTTCGATTCTTAATAGAAACAATTGTGATGAAAAAATGAAACCTAATAATATAAAAATTTGGTTTTTATTTATAATTGCCAAATAAAACATGAAGGTTGATAATGAAAAAAATATACCTGTCAACAAATTGCCATTTAAATAAAATGAATGAATAACGTACATCCATGGTAAACATAAAAGTAATAATAAAAATGTATTAAAAAAAATTTTGGAGTAAGTATTTCTTGAAATAAAGTTAACTTCTTTGTTAATCAGAAAATAAAAAAGTAGAGTAAACATTATTGATGTTGTTGGAAAGATTGAATATAACATTTTAACATTAAATAGATGACCAATTGCTAAAAGAGAGGATAAAAAAATAGAATAATATTGTGACAACCAGATTTCGAAACAAGTTCCCTTTTCAATAAATAGTCCTTCATGGAAAAGCAAACGTCCCAATCCATCATAATCTTGTGAATCAGGAGTAAAATATAAGTACTTTGATACATATGATGTAAAAATGAAGATCAAGAGTGCAAGACACAACAGAGGAAACAGCTTTCTAATATCCTTTACGTCAAATTTCTTCAGGTTCTTAAATTGTGTTATGTATAAAGGAATTGATAATAATATGATAAAAATAGCTATTGTTGAAAGCTTTACAGAATTAAAACAATAAAGGCTGAGCAGTAAACCCTGTACCCAAATAACTAGACCAATAAAAAAACTTAAAAAACCTGATAATGTGATTCCAATTCGATGAAAGAAGGGAATTAAAATAAATAAGCCAGTAAACCAAATTGTTGATAATAAGACTATCTGATTAAATTCATTCAATGTAAATCTCAATTAGTTAATTTTTTAAAAGGCATTATAAAAACATGATTCCATTTTGTCACATTATCGTAATAAGCAAATAAATAATAATCAATCGGTCGAATGTTATTTTTCTTATGAAGAAAATATAGAATAATCCTTCTGTTACTAAATTTTTTTTTTCTTAATCTTCTTTTCAAGAGTCTGTTAAATTCAGTGTATGTTAAATTATATTTATATGAATCTTCAGTAAGATGCTTACCTGGGTAAATGTATAGATCAAGAAGACAAGTCTTAAAATGTCTAAAAAAATATGAATCAGATTTCCTTCTTTGATTGTCTGATGGTATTATTAAAGTAACACTAGACATCTTTTGGTCTAAATATTTTCTAAACTCTATGCCTAAAAAACCAATATGTCCGTTACCACTTGTTGAAAAAGGTGAGTAATAATTATTAATTCGTAATCCAAACATTGAGGTTGTATATCTTTTACTTGGGAAGTTTAAAAAAATTGAAGAAAGATTCAATGAAATTGAAAGAATTGTTAATAATATCATTATTCTAATGACAGTATTTGTTATTTTTTTTTTCATCGGTTCTTTCATAATTTTAACATGCTATCTTATTTTACTGTCATACATAGTTTTAGCATAAAAGATATAAATTAGTTTATAAATTATCTAATATTAATGTAATGATGTATCTCGTTTTTTTATGTGTAAATCTATTACTAATTTCCCAAAATAGAAACCACTCAAGAGCCAGAATAACAATAAAATCGATGTTTGTATGAATAAGGCAATTGGCATATTGATAGTATGTTCTTTATCGATTTTCGATAAACCCTTTATAAAATATTTTTCAGTGTTTGTATGGACAACAATTTTTCTTATCATAAATCCTAAATACCTTTGAATAAGGATATATTTCCATGCATTTGGATTGATCACTTCACCAGGTAGGTCTAACATATATCCATTGCCACTGGAATTTTCCAACTTACCAAACACATTGATCTGTGTCTTTGCACATAACTTTTCAGAACATAATGGAGCAGCCAATATTCCACTACCAATAGAACCTATGGCAATATTTTTGTTTCCAATCAATTTCTGCGCTATCTCATTAGAATAATTCATGTCAAAGTCTAAACCGATTGTAAAAGCGTGAGATATATATGAGGCATCATCACCACTAAGTATCTTACGAGTCAACCAATGTGGGTGAAACATTAGTGCAAAAAATATTGCAAATAAAAGCGAATAAAGAGCTGGGATTTTAGTTTTTGATATTAATGAAAACATTGTTATTGCTTTTGGAATTGTTTTTCTAAAAGAGAATTAGAGAAATAGAAATTTAAAAAATAATCCTGAAAAAAATAGTTCAAAACATCATTAAAAATAGTGTCGAATTATTCTTTGTTAGTTTCTAAAACACTAGTGGAAAAAAGCAATTAAAATATATATGAGCTTTTCAATATCTCCAAATAGCTAAATAATACAAAATAGCATTCCGGTATTAGATATATACTGATATTTATCATTAATCTGTGTTTATTACCACTTGCTATTAGAATTTAATTGAAAATAGATATGAAACAATTTTCATACCTGTAATTAGATTGACAATATAGATTATCTATGGCAATTATTATTTTATATTAAATTCAAGTTAATCTACCCATGAAAGTTACAATAATCACAGTAGTATATAATGGTCAGGATACAATTCAAGATACTATAGAATCTGTTCTGACCCAAACTTATGAAAATATTGAATATATAATCATTGACGGCAATTCTAATGATGGAACGGTTGAAATTATAAAATCATATGGCAAAAAGATTTCAAAGTTTATCAGCGAACCTGATAATGGAATTTATGATGCGATGAATAAGGGAATTGGGTTTGCTACGGGAGACTTGATTGGATTTCTAAATTCAGATGATTTATACTTAGATGCTTCTGTTATTGAAAAAGTTGTCAATACAATTGAATCCAATAAATCAAATAGCTGTTATGGTGATCTAATATATTTTGATAAAAATGATAATGACAAAATTATCAGAAACTGGCATTCTGACAATTATTACAATGGTATTTTTAAGAGAGGGTGGCATCCTCCTCATCCTACATTTTTTGTAAGAAAAAATATATATGAAAAATTTGGTAATTTCAATCTTGAATTTAAGATTGCTGCAGATTATGAATTAATGCTCAGGTTTTTAGAAAAATGTAACGTATCAACCTGTTATATACCAGAGACTCTTGTAAAGATGCGAATTGGTGGAACAAGCAATAGAAATATTAAGAATATTATTATTGCTAATATAGAATGTTATAAAGCTTGGAAAGTTAACAATTTACAATATAATCCGTTAATGTTTATTAGTAAACCATTATCAAAAATTCAACAATTTAATTATAAAAAGAAATCGATTTGGAGCGCTTGATGGATAAAAAAGCACTGATTACTGGTGTCACAGGACAGGATGGAGCTTATCTTTTAGAACTATTATTATCCAAGGGCTATGAGGTTCATGGTATAAAGAGAAGGAGTTCGCTTTTTAATACACATAGAATCGATCATATGTACAAAGATCCACATGAAGAGGATGTAAAATTTTTCCTGCATTATGGCGATATGACAGATTCAACAAATCTGATAAGAATCATTCAGGAGGTTCAGCCTGATGAGATTTACAATCTTGCAGCTCAGTCTCATGTGCAGGTATCCTTTGAAACCCCAGAATATACAGCAAATGCTGATGGCATAGGAACTCTCCGCTTATTGGAGGCAATACGCCTATTAGAACTTCAGGACAAAACAAGATTCTATCAGGCTTCAACCTCTGAGCTTTATGGCAAGGTTCAGGAGACACCCCAGAAGGAGACAACACCATTCTATCCGCGCAGCCCATATGCGGCAGCTAAGCTTTATGCCTATTGGATCACAGTCAATTATCGTGAGGCATACAACATTTTTGCATGCAATGGAATACTTTTTAATCATGAAAGTCCTATCCGCGGGGAAACATTTGTTACCAGAAAGATCACAAGAGCAGTTGCAAGGATTATTCTAGGCTTGCAAAAAAAATTATATTTAGGGAATCTAAATACTAAAAGGGATTGGGGACATGCAAGAGATTATGTTGAAGGAATGTGGCTGATTTTGCAGCAGGATAAACCTGATGATTATGTATTAGCATCAGGGGAAACACATTCGGTTCGCGAATTCGTTACAAAAACGTTTAATGAAGTAGGCATAGCAATAGAATGGCAGGGAAATGAAGAAGATGAAAAAGGGATTATATCTAACATTGATTCGGATGTTCTAAAAAATTCTTTGAATAATTCGGATGATAATACTGAAATATTTACTTCTTATATTAAATCTGGGGACACAGTTGTTGAAGTAGATAAACGATATTTTCGTCCCACAGAAGTTGACCTGCTTCATGGAGATGCAACAAAGGCCAGAAAGGAGCTTGGTTGGATACCCAAAACTTCGTTTGATGAATTGATACAGGATATGATCAATGCAGATATTAAAGAGGCCAAAAAGGACATTCACCTTCTAAATGGTGGCTTCAGTGTTTTACAGAAAAAGGAATAGAACAATTCTCGATTCTTATTAATTAAAATGACCATCACCAAGAAATAAAAATAAAATATTAAGATAATGAATAAAAATTCCAAAATATTTATTGCAGGTGGAACTGGATTAGTAGGATCAGCAATTATCAGAAATCTATTATCAAAAGGATACAATAATTTAATATCGAGCTTTAATAGAAAAAAACCTCAAGAATATGAGAACTCCTTAATAAAATTTTATCCCATCAATATGATCTCTCAATTGGACGTGAATTCTTTTTTTGAGAAGGAAAGGCCTGAATATGTCTTTTTATCAGCTGCAAAAGTTGGAGGGATTGTTGCAAATAATACATACAAGGCTGACTTTATCTATGATAACATAATGATATCAAGCAATGTAATCCATGCATCATATAAATACGGAATCAAAAAATTACTCAATCTGGGATCCTCGTGTATCTATCCAAAATTATCACCTCAACCAATGAAAGAAGAGTATCTGTTAAGCGGAGCATTGGAACCTACAAATGAACCCTATGCAATTGCAAAGATAGCAGCAATCAAAATGTGCAGATATTTTAATGAACAGTATGGAACGAATTTTATTTCAGTGATGCCTAGTAATCTTTATGGAACGAATGATAATTTTAATCTTGTTGATTCTCATGTGCTTCCAGCATTGATACGCAAATTCTACCTAGCAAAGCTCCTATCCCAAGAAGATTATAAGAACATCAAAAATGATTTTCGCATTGCTGGCAATAGCAAACTTCACATAGACAACAAAACAGTTGTTATTGCTAATGACACATCTAAGGAAGATATGCTTCTTGCATTAAATTATTTTGGAATCAAAACTGATTCATTAAATGCTAATAATAATCAATATATTACAAATCAAATAAATGTCTCACTATGGGGTACAGGCACTCCATTCCGTGAATTCTTGTACGTTGATGATCTGGCAGATGCAGTTGT from Spirochaetota bacterium harbors:
- a CDS encoding radical SAM protein, producing MKIILINPPISNVIDPSLPEILLKEEDPMPPLGLMYLAAYLQNNSEHEVKIIDCQIEKLDFTDLRDRLIHEQPDAVGITTMTFTLLDVLDVVHQVKSIDENIKVILGGPHVHLYPEETINLKGVDYLVLGEGEEILRELLDNIASSEKMSQIKGIVFKDTNNNVINTGYRELNVNLDALPMPARHLTPYKQYKSSMAKKFPVTTMFTSRGCPYKCLFCDRPHMGKYFRPRSAQNVVDEMEECQNMGIQEIFIYDDTFGVDRQRVLDICSEIIKRKLFISWDIRTRVNTVDAEILKNLKNAGCKRIHYGVEAGTQHIINILRKGITVEMANEAFRLTRKHGIQTLGYFMIGSPTETKKDILITIKLARKLNPDYAHFSITTPYPGTALYELGLENGIYANDYWRDFARNPNKNFNPKIWDEILSREELIGLLKKAYQSFYLRPTYIIKRLKEVSSFKELVNKASMGLNIFKI
- a CDS encoding GDP-L-fucose synthase, with the translated sequence MNKNSKIFIAGGTGLVGSAIIRNLLSKGYNNLISSFNRKKPQEYENSLIKFYPINMISQLDVNSFFEKERPEYVFLSAAKVGGIVANNTYKADFIYDNIMISSNVIHASYKYGIKKLLNLGSSCIYPKLSPQPMKEEYLLSGALEPTNEPYAIAKIAAIKMCRYFNEQYGTNFISVMPSNLYGTNDNFNLVDSHVLPALIRKFYLAKLLSQEDYKNIKNDFRIAGNSKLHIDNKTVVIANDTSKEDMLLALNYFGIKTDSLNANNNQYITNQINVSLWGTGTPFREFLYVDDLADAVVYLMENYDYKDIGEFINIGSGIDLTIKELASIVKRIVGFTGTISFDVSKPDGTPKKLLDISHLKSLGWSPSVSLEDGITKVYDWYKNRS
- the gmd gene encoding GDP-mannose 4,6-dehydratase — protein: MDKKALITGVTGQDGAYLLELLLSKGYEVHGIKRRSSLFNTHRIDHMYKDPHEEDVKFFLHYGDMTDSTNLIRIIQEVQPDEIYNLAAQSHVQVSFETPEYTANADGIGTLRLLEAIRLLELQDKTRFYQASTSELYGKVQETPQKETTPFYPRSPYAAAKLYAYWITVNYREAYNIFACNGILFNHESPIRGETFVTRKITRAVARIILGLQKKLYLGNLNTKRDWGHARDYVEGMWLILQQDKPDDYVLASGETHSVREFVTKTFNEVGIAIEWQGNEEDEKGIISNIDSDVLKNSLNNSDDNTEIFTSYIKSGDTVVEVDKRYFRPTEVDLLHGDATKARKELGWIPKTSFDELIQDMINADIKEAKKDIHLLNGGFSVLQKKE
- a CDS encoding methyltransferase domain-containing protein, yielding MGKLDLLGEFLLNWRIKVVLPYIHGRLMDIGCGTNKLVKQYGNGIGVDVYQFGGADLILKDTSKIPYDNESFDTITIIASLNHIPNREEVLKEIHRILKRDGRLIITMISPRISKFWHLIRSPWDKDQKERGMNEGEVYGMTKKNIINLIEQCGFIIKKELRFMLFINRLTLAGKI
- a CDS encoding glycosyltransferase family 2 protein; amino-acid sequence: MKVTIITVVYNGQDTIQDTIESVLTQTYENIEYIIIDGNSNDGTVEIIKSYGKKISKFISEPDNGIYDAMNKGIGFATGDLIGFLNSDDLYLDASVIEKVVNTIESNKSNSCYGDLIYFDKNDNDKIIRNWHSDNYYNGIFKRGWHPPHPTFFVRKNIYEKFGNFNLEFKIAADYELMLRFLEKCNVSTCYIPETLVKMRIGGTSNRNIKNIIIANIECYKAWKVNNLQYNPLMFISKPLSKIQQFNYKKKSIWSA